The genomic region CGTTCCATCGGGAAGATAAGTGGTTCTGGAAAGAAATCCTCCGTTATCGTCGAAAACTTCGATCGCTTCGGTTTTATGAGTCGGGTAGTAATAGAACCAAGTTCTGATCTTTCTTCCATTTTTAAAATAACCGGTGTATTCCAATTCTCCGTCCGGAAAATATTTCTGCCAGAGATTGTTTCTAAATCCGTCCGAATAAGTTCCGCGAAGTTCCACTTGGCCGTTCTCGTAAAATCTTTCGTAAAGACCTTCTTCGTTTCCTTCGTCTCCGCTCATCATCACTTCGGGTTTACGCGCTCCCTTTCCATAGTTCTGACGAATGTAAAGATTTCCACTGTCGAAGTTCCAAATCCATTCTCCCCTGCGAACCCCGTTTTCAAAAAGACCTTTGGCTAAAACCTTATCGTCGTATTTGGAAAAGAATCTGCAAAGTCCGTTTTCCAATCCGAGTTCGTTTACGGAACAATCCTGATAGATTTTTCCGTTGTCGTAATAAATTCTTCTTCTACCCGGCTCGGAAAGAACATACGCGTTGAATTCTTTTTGAAACTTCGCTCCTGCGGG from Leptospira kmetyi serovar Malaysia str. Bejo-Iso9 harbors:
- a CDS encoding toxin-antitoxin system YwqK family antitoxin — its product is MNLKSKSFFGKNVFLLSAIVVLSGACVKEPTPANIPAGAKFQKEFNAYVLSEPGRRRIYYDNGKIYQDCSVNELGLENGLCRFFSKYDDKVLAKGLFENGVRRGEWIWNFDSGNLYIRQNYGKGARKPEVMMSGDEGNEEGLYERFYENGQVELRGTYSDGFRNNLWQKYFPDGELEYTGYFKNGRKIRTWFYYYPTHKTEAIEVFDDNGGFLSRTTYLPDGTINCEIKKGFETTCQTPTSLKK